The Hyphomicrobiales bacterium genome has a window encoding:
- a CDS encoding hypothetical protein (Evidence 5 : Unknown function), with the protein MLTVHDMFTLLGLIAFAALGYAFLLATRSVT; encoded by the coding sequence ATGCTGACCGTGCACGACATGTTCACCTTACTGGGTCTGATCGCCTTTGCCGCGCTGGGATATGCATTCCTGCTGGCCACGCGCAGCGTAACGTAA
- a CDS encoding hypothetical protein (Evidence 5 : Unknown function), with translation MAIMSIDLALKLCGIFAFGMLAYAMFIAIRGPKVEQPASELEGLTADAPGYSRGARAG, from the coding sequence ATGGCCATCATGAGCATCGATCTCGCCCTGAAACTCTGCGGAATCTTCGCTTTCGGCATGCTGGCCTATGCGATGTTCATCGCGATCCGTGGACCGAAAGTGGAGCAGCCGGCTAGCGAACTCGAAGGCCTGACGGCCGACGCGCCGGGATATTCGCGCGGCGCGCGCGCAGGCTGA
- a CDS encoding Deoxycytidine triphosphate deaminase gives MEDYPRGTRMLTFKPGIQPDSFIRAFIEQGAITLARPVVEGQVQPASLDLRLGDRAYRVRASFLPGPERTVRSRIEDLSLHEIDLTRGAVLETDCVYIAELMEGLQLPKGLRAAANPKSSTGRLDVFTRVITDRAREFDLVEDGYEGPLFIEISPRTFPVLVRSGSRLSQIRFRAGETRLDDRALGELHARETLVTAAEPSFQGGVAVSVDLSGFDGLLGYRGKHHTSLIDVDRVGAYRVADFWEPIPDDGSGSMILDPGQFYILASKEAVHVPPDHAAEMTPFDALVGEFRVHYAGFFDPGFGHGAAGGRGARAVLEVRSRDVPFIIEDGQIVGRLVYETMAARPEALYGSGLKSNYQGQALKLSKHFKG, from the coding sequence ATGGAGGATTATCCGCGCGGAACCCGCATGCTGACCTTCAAGCCCGGCATCCAGCCCGACAGCTTCATTCGCGCCTTCATCGAGCAGGGCGCGATCACGCTCGCACGGCCGGTCGTCGAGGGCCAGGTCCAGCCCGCGAGCCTCGACCTGCGTCTCGGCGACCGAGCCTATCGCGTGCGGGCGAGTTTCCTGCCCGGCCCCGAACGCACGGTCCGCAGCCGGATCGAGGATCTCTCGCTGCACGAGATCGACCTGACGCGCGGTGCCGTGCTCGAGACGGATTGCGTCTACATAGCCGAGCTGATGGAGGGCTTGCAGCTTCCCAAGGGGCTGCGCGCCGCCGCCAATCCGAAGAGTTCGACCGGCCGCCTCGACGTCTTTACCCGCGTCATCACCGATCGGGCCCGCGAGTTCGATCTGGTCGAGGATGGCTATGAGGGGCCGCTCTTCATCGAGATTTCGCCGCGGACCTTCCCGGTGCTCGTCCGCTCCGGGTCGCGGCTCTCCCAGATCCGCTTCCGTGCCGGCGAGACCCGCCTCGACGACCGCGCGCTGGGTGAGCTCCACGCCCGCGAGACGCTCGTCACGGCCGCCGAGCCCTCCTTTCAGGGCGGCGTCGCTGTCAGCGTCGACCTGTCCGGCTTCGATGGGCTGCTCGGCTATCGTGGCAAGCACCATACCTCGCTGATCGATGTCGACCGCGTCGGCGCCTATCGCGTCGCCGATTTCTGGGAACCGATTCCCGACGACGGCTCCGGCAGCATGATCCTCGATCCCGGCCAGTTCTATATCCTCGCCTCGAAGGAGGCCGTGCATGTCCCGCCGGACCATGCCGCCGAAATGACACCTTTCGATGCGCTGGTCGGCGAGTTTCGTGTCCATTATGCGGGTTTCTTCGATCCCGGCTTCGGCCACGGTGCGGCCGGGGGCCGTGGCGCCCGCGCTGTGCTGGAGGTGCGCTCCCGCGATGTGCCCTTCATCATCGAGGACGGCCAGATCGTCGGGCGCCTCGTCTACGAGACCATGGCCGCGCGGCCGGAAGCACTTTACGGCTCCGGGCTGAAGTCGAACTATCAGGGTCAGGCCCTCAAGCTCTCGAAGCATTTCAAGGGCTGA
- the apaG gene encoding Protein ApaG, whose protein sequence is MYQAQTRGVRVTVAPSFMDAESSHAQGRYFWAYAIEIVNLSAQTVQLMTRHWFITDGRGETHEVRGEGVVGKQPVLRPGESFNYTSGCPLTTPDGSMRGFYAMQDESGSVFEVEVPLFPLDSPYVKKVLH, encoded by the coding sequence ATGTATCAGGCACAGACGCGCGGCGTGCGCGTAACCGTGGCGCCATCCTTCATGGATGCGGAATCCTCGCATGCGCAGGGCCGCTATTTCTGGGCCTATGCGATCGAGATCGTGAATCTTTCGGCGCAGACCGTGCAGTTGATGACGCGCCACTGGTTCATCACTGACGGACGCGGCGAAACGCATGAAGTGCGCGGCGAGGGTGTCGTCGGCAAGCAGCCGGTGCTTCGGCCCGGCGAGAGTTTCAACTACACCTCCGGTTGCCCGCTGACGACGCCGGACGGCTCGATGCGCGGTTTCTACGCCATGCAGGATGAGAGCGGCTCGGTCTTCGAGGTCGAGGTGCCGCTCTTCCCGCTCGATTCCCCCTATGTGAAGAAGGTTCTGCATTGA